A genome region from Bradyrhizobium sp. WSM1417 includes the following:
- the rpoZ gene encoding DNA-directed RNA polymerase subunit omega, with translation MARVTVEDCIDKVDNRFDLVLLAAHRARMISSGSQLTVDRDNDKNPVVSLREIAETTISPEDLREELVHSLQKFVEVDEPEPDTVPLIGSAGASVDADDTEVAVERMTEEELLKGLEGLAPPEEQPEEDE, from the coding sequence ATGGCTCGCGTCACCGTAGAAGATTGTATCGACAAGGTCGACAACCGGTTTGACCTGGTCCTGCTGGCCGCCCACCGGGCCCGCATGATTTCGTCTGGTTCACAACTAACGGTTGACCGCGATAACGACAAGAACCCTGTTGTGTCTTTGCGCGAAATTGCTGAGACCACGATTTCGCCGGAGGATCTCCGCGAGGAGCTGGTGCACTCGCTGCAGAAGTTCGTCGAGGTCGACGAGCCCGAGCCGGACACTGTGCCGCTGATCGGTTCCGCCGGTGCAAGCGTGGATGCAGACGATACCGAAGTCGCCGTGGAGCGCATGACGGAAGAAGAGCTCCTGAAGGGTCTCGAGGGCCTCGCACCGCCCGAGGAGCAGCCCGAGGAAGACGAGTAA
- a CDS encoding peroxiredoxin produces the protein MTQRNLLEVDWARIPAPADDGSAVHLKGMTLPPVSLLATDDTSVALSALRGRTVLFAYPRTGEPGKIALVDDWDMIPGARGCTPQTCAFRDLFAELKAAGAAQVFGLSSQSNAYQTEMASRLHLPFPVLSDEKLVLTRALNLPTMEVAGLTLIKRLALIVDDARITHVFYPVFPPDRNAGDVLDWLKANPAKGSSKD, from the coding sequence ATGACTCAGAGAAACCTGCTCGAGGTCGATTGGGCCCGGATTCCCGCACCCGCGGACGACGGCAGCGCCGTGCACCTGAAAGGCATGACATTGCCGCCGGTCAGCCTGCTCGCCACTGACGACACGTCAGTCGCGCTCTCGGCGCTGCGTGGCCGGACCGTGCTGTTCGCCTATCCGCGCACCGGCGAGCCCGGCAAGATCGCGCTGGTCGACGATTGGGACATGATCCCGGGCGCGCGCGGTTGCACGCCGCAGACTTGCGCCTTTCGCGATCTGTTCGCAGAGCTGAAGGCCGCCGGCGCCGCGCAGGTGTTCGGCCTCTCGAGCCAGAGCAACGCGTACCAGACCGAGATGGCCTCGCGGCTGCATCTGCCGTTCCCGGTGCTCTCGGACGAGAAGCTGGTGCTGACGCGCGCCCTGAATTTGCCGACCATGGAGGTCGCGGGCCTCACGCTGATCAAGCGCCTCGCGCTGATCGTTGACGACGCCAGGATCACGCATGTGTTCTATCCGGTGTTTCCGCCCGACCGAAACGCCGGCGATGTCCTGGACTGGTTGAAGGCCAATCCGGCCAAGGGCTCGTCTAAGGATTAG
- the smpB gene encoding SsrA-binding protein SmpB has product MADKNERPIKVMAENRKARFNYAIEDTIEVGIALTGTEVKSIRNGKSTIAESYADSKNGEIWLINATIPEYLQGNRFNHEPKRPRKLLLHRKQINKLMGAVDREGMTLIPLKLYFNERGRAKLQLAVAKGKKLHDKRESEKKRDWSREKGRLMRARG; this is encoded by the coding sequence ATGGCCGACAAGAACGAACGTCCGATCAAGGTCATGGCGGAAAATCGCAAGGCCCGCTTCAACTATGCGATCGAGGATACGATCGAGGTCGGCATTGCGTTGACCGGCACCGAGGTCAAGTCGATCCGCAACGGCAAGAGCACGATTGCGGAATCCTACGCCGATTCCAAGAACGGCGAGATCTGGCTGATCAACGCCACCATTCCGGAATATCTCCAGGGCAACCGCTTCAATCACGAGCCCAAGCGGCCGCGAAAACTGCTGCTGCATCGCAAGCAGATCAACAAGCTGATGGGCGCGGTCGACCGCGAAGGCATGACGCTGATCCCGCTCAAGCTTTACTTCAACGAGCGTGGTCGCGCCAAATTGCAGCTCGCGGTTGCAAAGGGCAAGAAGCTGCACGACAAGCGCGAGTCCGAGAAAAAGCGCGACTGGAGCCGGGAGAAGGGCCGCCTGATGCGGGCGAGGGGATAG
- a CDS encoding NYN domain-containing protein: MSPSSSDKIALFIDGANLYATAKTLGFDIDYKRLLKEFQSRGTLLRAFYYTAIIEDQEYSSIRPLIDWLDYNGYTVVTKATKEFIDASGRRKVKGNMDIELAVNAMELAEHIDQIVLFSGDGDFRSLVEAVQRRGVRVTVISTIASQPPMIADELRRQADVFTDLVELQSKLGRDPSERPAPRDRGDREARHHAPQFLQRATTMAPARGDDDFEE, from the coding sequence ATGTCACCTTCCTCTTCCGACAAGATCGCGCTCTTCATCGATGGAGCCAATCTCTACGCGACGGCGAAAACTCTGGGCTTCGACATCGATTACAAGCGCCTGCTGAAGGAGTTTCAGAGCCGCGGGACGCTGCTTAGGGCGTTCTACTACACCGCGATCATCGAGGATCAGGAGTACTCCTCGATCCGGCCGCTGATCGACTGGCTCGACTACAACGGCTACACCGTCGTCACCAAGGCGACCAAGGAGTTCATCGACGCCTCCGGCCGCCGCAAGGTCAAGGGCAATATGGACATCGAGCTCGCCGTGAACGCGATGGAGCTCGCCGAGCACATCGACCAGATAGTGCTGTTCTCGGGCGACGGCGACTTCCGCTCCCTGGTCGAGGCCGTTCAGCGCCGCGGCGTGCGGGTCACCGTGATTTCCACGATCGCGAGCCAGCCGCCGATGATCGCCGACGAGCTGCGCCGCCAGGCCGACGTCTTCACCGACCTTGTCGAGTTGCAGTCCAAGCTCGGTCGCGACCCGTCCGAACGCCCCGCCCCGCGTGACCGCGGCGACCGCGAGGCGCGCCACCACGCTCCGCAGTTCCTCCAGCGCGCGACCACGATGGCGCCGGCGAGGGGCGATGACGACTTCGAGGAGTGA
- the mscL gene encoding large conductance mechanosensitive channel protein MscL codes for MLTEFREFAMKGNVVDLAVGVIIGAAFGAIVTSLVGDVIMPIIGAATGGLDFSNYFTPLSSKVTAANLTDAKKQGAVLAWGNFLTLTINFIIIAFVLFLVIRAMNKLKRKDEAGPAAPPKPSAEVELLTEIRDLLKKS; via the coding sequence ATGCTCACGGAGTTCCGCGAGTTCGCCATGAAAGGCAACGTCGTCGACCTCGCGGTCGGCGTCATCATCGGCGCGGCCTTCGGCGCCATCGTGACGTCGCTGGTCGGCGACGTGATCATGCCGATCATCGGAGCGGCCACCGGCGGCCTCGACTTCTCGAACTACTTCACGCCGCTTTCGAGCAAGGTCACCGCCGCAAATCTGACGGACGCGAAAAAGCAGGGCGCCGTCTTGGCTTGGGGCAACTTCCTCACGCTGACGATCAACTTCATCATCATTGCCTTCGTGCTGTTCCTGGTGATCCGTGCCATGAACAAGTTGAAGCGCAAGGACGAGGCAGGGCCTGCCGCTCCGCCGAAGCCGTCGGCCGAGGTCGAGCTGCTGACCGAGATCCGCGATCTCCTCAAGAAGTCTTGA
- a CDS encoding transglycosylase SLT domain-containing protein, translated as MTGLSAGCAAWAKSNETTAETAKNTAKPAAKDTAKGASKGTGKETPKDAAKGASKGATSAPAKDAAKKPAKDAGKDAGKNAGKEPAKDKLKPTAAAPKSTSTAGGSVPKTAPTPAATAVVRSTAPAPAKPVAAPVLAPATRQHAAPRKPVTPAAVAATSSTSQADKDTLETVIELVRKRKAGDATNAAATISDPVARKLAEWIILRSEDNGATVERYRAFLSANPSWPSQTFLRRRLEAAMWDDRRDDQVAWSWFENESPVSAKGRFTLAKAMLARGDRANAERLVRDAWRSDPMSEDTENNALDQFGALLTPGDQKARMDTLLYGSENEAALRAAKRLGAGYVALAKARIASLKKAPNARALLDAVPRELHGDPGFIFSKIQLLRREEKFAEAAQLMLSAPKDPGRLYNLDEWWIERRLLARKMIDTEEFRSAYLIARDAALPSRDIYKTEQEFTAGWIALRFLNDPAAATQHFARIGIGSVNPTTLARAGYWQGRAAEAAGRQQEARNAYARAAEQSTSYYGQLARAKLGLPQIELNAQPRSRGAERLEIVRAAQLLYELDEREMAIPLLADMGENGDPEALAGLGELAQRHNDARGMLLLGKAALNRGLPFDFYAYPVNGIPQFTPIGPEVERSIIYAIARQESAFNPRVVSPAQAYGLMQVTPDAARYVCKRHGGTYDLARLKNDSAYNATLGSAELGGLLEDYRGSYIMTFAAYNAGRGSVKKWIDRYGDPRDPKVDAVDWVELIPFSETRNYVQRIMENLQVYRARFGGGTRLQIEADLRRGAGSVE; from the coding sequence ATGACAGGGCTGTCGGCTGGCTGCGCCGCCTGGGCCAAATCCAACGAGACAACGGCGGAAACCGCCAAGAATACCGCGAAGCCAGCCGCCAAGGACACCGCGAAGGGCGCGTCCAAGGGAACCGGCAAGGAAACTCCGAAGGACGCCGCCAAGGGGGCAAGCAAGGGCGCGACCAGTGCCCCCGCCAAGGATGCCGCGAAGAAGCCTGCCAAGGATGCGGGCAAGGATGCTGGCAAGAACGCAGGCAAGGAACCTGCGAAGGACAAGCTGAAGCCCACGGCTGCCGCGCCAAAGTCAACGTCGACTGCTGGCGGCTCGGTCCCGAAGACCGCCCCCACGCCGGCTGCGACGGCCGTCGTCAGATCGACCGCCCCGGCCCCGGCCAAGCCCGTCGCGGCTCCTGTCCTGGCTCCTGCGACCCGCCAGCATGCCGCCCCGCGCAAGCCGGTCACACCGGCCGCGGTTGCCGCGACCTCCTCGACGTCGCAAGCCGACAAGGACACGCTGGAGACCGTGATCGAGCTCGTGCGCAAGCGCAAGGCGGGCGACGCCACCAATGCCGCGGCCACGATCTCGGACCCCGTCGCGCGCAAACTCGCGGAATGGATCATCCTTCGCAGTGAGGACAATGGCGCGACCGTGGAGCGCTACCGCGCCTTCCTCTCCGCCAATCCGAGCTGGCCGTCGCAAACCTTCCTGCGCCGGCGCCTCGAGGCCGCGATGTGGGACGACAGGCGCGACGACCAGGTCGCGTGGTCGTGGTTCGAGAACGAATCGCCAGTGTCCGCCAAGGGCCGCTTCACGCTTGCCAAGGCGATGCTGGCGCGCGGCGACCGCGCCAACGCCGAACGTCTGGTGCGCGATGCCTGGCGCAGTGACCCGATGTCGGAAGACACCGAGAACAACGCACTCGACCAGTTCGGCGCGCTGCTGACGCCCGGCGATCAGAAGGCGCGGATGGACACGCTGCTCTACGGCAGCGAGAACGAGGCCGCATTGCGTGCTGCGAAGCGCCTCGGCGCCGGCTATGTCGCACTCGCCAAGGCCCGCATCGCCTCCCTCAAGAAAGCGCCGAACGCACGTGCGCTGCTCGACGCCGTGCCGCGCGAGCTGCACGGCGATCCCGGCTTCATCTTCAGCAAGATACAGCTGCTGCGCCGCGAGGAGAAATTTGCGGAAGCCGCCCAGCTCATGCTGTCGGCACCGAAGGATCCGGGCCGGCTCTACAATCTCGACGAATGGTGGATCGAGCGGCGCCTCCTGGCGCGCAAGATGATCGACACCGAGGAATTCCGCAGCGCCTATCTGATCGCGCGCGATGCGGCCCTGCCCTCGCGCGACATCTACAAGACCGAGCAGGAGTTCACCGCCGGCTGGATCGCCCTACGCTTTCTCAACGATCCCGCGGCCGCCACCCAGCATTTTGCCCGCATCGGGATCGGCAGCGTCAATCCGACCACGCTGGCGCGCGCCGGCTATTGGCAGGGCCGCGCCGCGGAAGCAGCCGGCCGCCAGCAGGAGGCGCGCAATGCCTACGCCCGGGCAGCCGAGCAATCCACCAGCTATTACGGCCAGCTCGCACGCGCCAAGCTCGGCCTGCCGCAGATCGAGCTCAACGCTCAGCCGCGCAGCCGCGGTGCCGAACGGCTGGAGATCGTGCGCGCCGCGCAGCTGCTCTACGAGCTCGACGAGCGCGAGATGGCGATACCGTTGCTCGCCGACATGGGCGAGAACGGCGATCCCGAAGCGCTTGCCGGGCTTGGCGAGCTCGCCCAGCGCCACAACGACGCGCGCGGCATGCTGCTGCTCGGCAAGGCCGCGCTCAATCGCGGCCTGCCGTTCGATTTCTATGCCTATCCCGTCAACGGCATTCCGCAGTTCACGCCGATCGGCCCCGAGGTCGAGCGCAGTATCATCTACGCCATCGCGCGGCAGGAGAGCGCCTTCAATCCCCGTGTGGTCTCGCCGGCACAGGCCTATGGCCTGATGCAGGTGACGCCGGACGCCGCGCGCTATGTCTGCAAGCGGCACGGCGGGACCTACGATCTGGCGCGTCTGAAGAACGATTCGGCCTACAACGCCACGCTCGGCTCGGCCGAGCTCGGTGGGCTGCTCGAGGACTATCGCGGCTCCTACATCATGACCTTCGCCGCCTACAATGCCGGCCGCGGCAGTGTGAAGAAGTGGATCGATCGCTACGGCGATCCGCGCGATCCTAAGGTCGACGCGGTCGACTGGGTCGAGCTGATCCCGTTCTCCGAGACACGCAACTACGTGCAGCGGATCATGGAGAACCTTCAGGTCTACCGCGCCCGCTTCGGCGGCGGCACGCGGTTGCAGATCGAGGCCGATTTGCGCCGCGGCGCCGGCAGCGTGGAATAG
- a CDS encoding uracil-DNA glycosylase yields MTTSRSEAARSSRQPLSLVPDRDCPLCPRLVAFREANRAREPLWHNAPVAPFGDIKARLLIVGLAPGMQGANRTGRPFTGDYAGDLLYATLLEYGFAKGKYQARPDDGLKLVDCRIANAVHCVPPQNKPLPVEISTCRQFLAANLATMPNLRAIVALGRIAHDTVLKPLNLKGSQAPFGHGAVHQAGAFRLYDSYHCSRYNTNTRVLTPDMFRSVFAKVKADLD; encoded by the coding sequence ATGACGACTTCGAGGAGTGAGGCGGCCCGGTCAAGCCGCCAGCCTCTCAGCCTCGTCCCCGACCGTGACTGTCCGCTCTGTCCGCGCCTGGTCGCCTTTCGCGAGGCGAACCGCGCGCGCGAACCATTGTGGCACAATGCACCGGTTGCGCCTTTCGGCGACATCAAGGCGCGCCTGCTGATCGTCGGCCTTGCGCCGGGAATGCAGGGCGCCAACCGCACCGGCCGTCCCTTCACCGGCGATTATGCCGGCGACCTGCTCTACGCGACGCTGCTCGAATACGGCTTCGCCAAGGGCAAATATCAGGCGCGTCCCGACGACGGCCTGAAGCTGGTCGACTGTCGGATCGCCAATGCGGTGCATTGCGTGCCGCCGCAGAACAAGCCGCTGCCGGTCGAGATCAGCACCTGCCGGCAGTTCCTCGCGGCGAATCTCGCAACGATGCCGAACCTGCGCGCGATCGTCGCCCTTGGGCGCATTGCGCACGACACCGTGCTCAAGCCGCTGAACCTGAAGGGATCGCAAGCCCCCTTCGGCCACGGCGCCGTGCATCAGGCCGGCGCATTCAGGCTCTACGACAGTTATCACTGCTCCCGCTACAACACGAACACCCGCGTGCTGACGCCGGACATGTTCCGCTCCGTGTTCGCGAAGGTGAAGGCCGACCTCGACTAA
- a CDS encoding bifunctional (p)ppGpp synthetase/guanosine-3',5'-bis(diphosphate) 3'-pyrophosphohydrolase codes for MVYRRRTPTQMQAATESVAVAPTAPVARPAKPRARMMRQYDLVERVRSYNPNTDEDLLNRAYVYAMKAHGSQTRASGDPYFSHPLEVAAILTDLKLDDATIVAALLHDTIEDTEATRAEIDQIFGPEIGALVEGLTKLKRLELVSREAKQAENLRKLLLAIADDVRVLLVKLADRLHNMRTLDFVPTESRRRIAEETLDIYAPLAGRMGMQEMREELEDLSFRTLDPEAYSVVMQRLDALAERNRNLIGEIEDQLSNNLRHRGLGARVYGRRKKPFSIWTKMERKSVGFEQLSDIFGFRVVVNDIEACYRALGIVHTNWPVVPGRFKDYISTPKQNDYRSIHTTVIGPGNQRVELQIRTEAMDQIAERGIAAHVFYKEGVGSPTEFLKRESNAFAWLRHTIGILSESANPEEFLEHTKLELFHDQVFCFTPKGKLIALPRHANVIDFAYAVHTDVGNSAVGCKINGQFAPLSSELQNGDEVEVLTSEAQAAPPSAWETLAVTGKARAAIRRATRTAVRDQYVGLGRRIVERLFERAKIEYADDKLKGALPRLARTSIEDVMAAVGRGEIKASHVARAMYPDYKEERIARYGVKKGLVGKLKEKSSEPPRSPVAIPIRGINSDLPVKFAPNGGAVPGDRIVGIVTPGEGITIYPIQAPALKDFEEEPERWLDVRWDIEDSAPQRFPARIKVENVNEPGALAQIATVIAEHDGNIDNISMQRRSPDFTETTIDLEVYDLKHLSAILAQLRAKAVVARAERVNG; via the coding sequence ATGGTATATCGACGCCGCACACCAACGCAGATGCAGGCCGCAACCGAATCGGTTGCCGTGGCCCCGACTGCGCCGGTGGCGCGCCCGGCGAAGCCTCGCGCACGCATGATGCGTCAATATGACCTCGTCGAGCGCGTCAGGTCCTACAATCCCAACACCGACGAAGATTTGCTGAACCGCGCCTACGTCTACGCCATGAAGGCGCACGGCTCGCAGACCCGCGCCTCGGGCGACCCGTACTTCTCTCATCCGCTCGAAGTGGCGGCGATTCTGACCGACCTGAAGCTCGACGACGCCACCATTGTGGCTGCGCTGCTCCACGATACGATCGAGGACACCGAAGCGACGCGGGCCGAGATCGACCAGATCTTCGGGCCCGAGATCGGCGCGCTGGTCGAGGGCCTGACCAAGCTGAAGCGGCTGGAGCTGGTGTCGCGGGAGGCCAAGCAGGCCGAAAATCTGCGCAAATTGTTGCTGGCAATTGCCGACGACGTCCGCGTGCTCCTGGTGAAGCTCGCCGACCGCCTGCACAACATGCGCACGTTGGACTTCGTGCCGACGGAATCGCGACGGCGCATTGCCGAGGAGACGCTCGACATCTATGCGCCGCTGGCAGGGCGCATGGGCATGCAGGAAATGCGCGAGGAGCTCGAGGACCTGTCGTTCCGGACCCTCGACCCCGAAGCCTATTCGGTGGTGATGCAGCGGCTCGATGCGCTGGCCGAACGCAACCGCAATCTGATCGGCGAAATCGAGGACCAGCTCTCCAACAATCTGCGCCACCGGGGCTTGGGCGCGCGGGTCTATGGTCGCCGCAAGAAGCCGTTCTCGATCTGGACCAAGATGGAGCGCAAGTCGGTCGGCTTCGAGCAATTGTCCGACATCTTCGGCTTCCGCGTCGTCGTCAACGACATCGAGGCCTGCTATCGCGCGCTCGGCATCGTCCACACCAACTGGCCGGTCGTGCCCGGCCGGTTCAAGGACTACATCTCGACGCCGAAGCAGAACGACTACCGCTCGATCCACACCACCGTGATCGGCCCCGGCAACCAGCGCGTCGAGCTGCAGATCCGCACCGAGGCGATGGACCAGATCGCCGAGCGCGGCATCGCCGCGCACGTGTTCTACAAGGAAGGCGTGGGCTCGCCGACTGAATTTCTCAAGCGCGAGTCCAATGCGTTCGCCTGGTTGCGCCACACCATCGGCATCCTCTCGGAGAGCGCCAACCCCGAGGAATTCCTCGAGCACACCAAGCTCGAACTGTTCCACGACCAGGTGTTCTGCTTCACCCCCAAGGGCAAGCTGATCGCGCTGCCGCGCCATGCCAACGTGATCGACTTCGCCTATGCCGTGCATACCGACGTCGGCAACAGCGCGGTGGGCTGCAAGATCAACGGCCAGTTTGCGCCGCTGTCCTCGGAGCTTCAGAACGGCGACGAGGTCGAGGTGCTGACCTCGGAAGCGCAAGCGGCGCCGCCGTCGGCCTGGGAAACGCTCGCGGTCACCGGCAAGGCGCGCGCCGCGATCCGCCGCGCCACCAGGACCGCGGTGCGCGATCAATATGTCGGTCTCGGCCGACGCATCGTCGAGCGCCTGTTCGAGCGCGCCAAGATCGAATACGCCGACGACAAGCTCAAGGGCGCGCTGCCGCGACTCGCGCGGACCTCGATCGAGGACGTCATGGCGGCTGTGGGGCGCGGCGAGATCAAGGCCTCCCACGTCGCGCGTGCGATGTATCCCGACTACAAGGAGGAGCGCATCGCGCGCTACGGCGTCAAGAAGGGGCTTGTGGGCAAGCTCAAGGAGAAGTCGTCCGAACCGCCGCGCAGCCCGGTCGCGATCCCGATTCGCGGCATCAATTCCGACCTGCCGGTGAAGTTCGCGCCGAATGGCGGCGCAGTGCCCGGCGACCGCATCGTCGGCATCGTCACGCCGGGTGAAGGCATCACCATCTATCCGATCCAGGCGCCGGCTCTGAAGGATTTCGAGGAAGAGCCGGAGCGCTGGCTCGACGTGCGCTGGGACATCGAGGATTCCGCGCCGCAGCGCTTCCCGGCCCGCATCAAGGTCGAGAACGTCAACGAGCCCGGCGCGCTGGCGCAGATCGCGACCGTGATCGCCGAGCACGACGGCAACATCGACAACATCAGCATGCAGCGCCGCTCACCGGATTTCACGGAGACGACGATCGATCTCGAAGTCTACGATCTCAAGCATTTGAGCGCGATCCTGGCCCAGCTGCGCGCGAAGGCGGTCGTCGCCCGCGCCGAACGTGTTAATGGATAG
- the dapA gene encoding 4-hydroxy-tetrahydrodipicolinate synthase produces MAAKTKFRGSFTALVTPFKNGSLDEAAFRSLVNWQISEGTNGLVPVGTTGESPTLSHDEHKKVVEWCIEEAKGRVPVVAGAGSNSTKEAIELAQHAEKAGANAVLVVTPYYNKPTQEGMYQHFKAINDAIGIPIIIYNIPPRSVIDMSVDTMTRLWELKNIAGVKDATASMVRVSQQRAAMGEDFNQLSGEDATILGYMAHGGHGCISVTSNVAPRLCSEFQSAWAKGDHVTALKLHDKLMPLHNNLFIESNPAPIKYALSLLGKLDETLRLPMVPVTEPTRVAVRSAMVHAGLIN; encoded by the coding sequence ATGGCAGCCAAGACAAAATTCCGGGGATCGTTCACCGCCTTGGTCACGCCGTTCAAGAACGGCTCGCTGGACGAGGCGGCGTTTCGCTCCCTGGTCAACTGGCAGATTTCAGAGGGCACCAACGGCCTGGTTCCGGTCGGCACCACCGGAGAGAGCCCGACGCTGAGCCATGACGAGCACAAGAAGGTCGTCGAATGGTGCATCGAGGAAGCGAAAGGCCGCGTGCCTGTCGTCGCCGGCGCCGGCTCCAACTCGACCAAGGAGGCGATCGAGCTTGCCCAGCACGCCGAGAAGGCGGGGGCGAACGCGGTTCTGGTCGTGACGCCCTACTACAACAAGCCGACCCAGGAAGGCATGTACCAGCACTTCAAGGCGATCAACGACGCCATCGGGATTCCGATCATCATCTACAACATCCCGCCGCGCTCGGTGATCGACATGTCGGTCGACACCATGACGCGGCTGTGGGAGCTGAAGAACATCGCCGGCGTCAAGGACGCCACGGCCAGCATGGTCCGCGTCTCGCAGCAGCGCGCGGCGATGGGTGAGGACTTCAACCAGCTTTCGGGCGAGGATGCGACCATCCTCGGTTACATGGCGCATGGCGGCCACGGCTGCATCTCGGTGACATCGAACGTCGCGCCGCGGCTGTGCTCGGAGTTCCAGTCCGCCTGGGCGAAGGGCGACCATGTCACCGCGTTGAAGCTGCATGACAAGCTGATGCCGCTGCACAACAACCTCTTCATCGAGAGCAATCCGGCGCCGATCAAGTACGCGCTGTCGCTGCTAGGCAAGCTGGACGAGACGCTGCGGCTTCCGATGGTGCCGGTCACCGAACCGACCCGCGTTGCCGTGCGCAGCGCGATGGTTCATGCTGGCCTCATCAACTGA
- a CDS encoding YkgJ family cysteine cluster protein, which yields MDQAMLSVARAVEAGATTMKGVIDATGLSRLKIERALNALEKQKLLVRDGQGFRGTSATRTAQPARQCGSCNACCDILEVAAVDKPVNQLCSHWQAGTGCSIYERRPQMCRSFVCAWLQGHLDDDWFPANSGIIVHFSQDAVNVTVDDHCPDRWREEPYFSKLAEWSLNGIKRIGNRGYATLVVSGADKFLLLGRTVVPEPTLFGTAFLPLTADTFRFWRAKSPEHLQRLHERIAEMERIRQEFGSCAIPSNEDDDPQAPYRPALLRLSQHA from the coding sequence ATGGATCAGGCAATGTTGAGCGTCGCCCGTGCGGTAGAGGCAGGCGCGACGACGATGAAGGGCGTGATCGACGCCACCGGACTGTCCCGTCTCAAAATCGAACGTGCGTTGAATGCGCTGGAAAAGCAGAAGCTACTGGTCCGCGACGGCCAGGGCTTTCGCGGAACCAGCGCGACGAGGACAGCCCAGCCAGCCCGGCAATGCGGCTCGTGCAATGCCTGCTGCGATATCCTCGAGGTGGCCGCCGTCGACAAGCCGGTAAACCAGCTGTGCAGTCATTGGCAGGCCGGCACGGGATGCAGCATCTACGAGCGCCGTCCCCAGATGTGCCGTTCGTTCGTCTGCGCGTGGCTGCAAGGCCATCTCGACGACGACTGGTTTCCCGCGAACTCGGGCATCATCGTGCATTTCAGCCAGGACGCGGTCAACGTTACCGTCGACGACCATTGCCCCGATCGCTGGCGGGAGGAGCCCTATTTCAGCAAGCTCGCCGAATGGTCGCTGAATGGCATCAAGAGGATCGGAAACCGCGGCTACGCGACCCTCGTCGTCTCCGGTGCCGACAAGTTTCTGCTGCTCGGGCGAACCGTCGTTCCGGAGCCGACGCTGTTCGGCACCGCGTTCCTGCCGCTCACCGCCGACACATTTCGATTCTGGCGGGCGAAATCGCCGGAGCATCTGCAGCGGCTGCACGAGCGCATCGCCGAGATGGAGCGGATCAGGCAGGAATTCGGCTCCTGCGCCATTCCCTCGAATGAGGACGACGATCCGCAAGCGCCCTATCGGCCGGCTCTTCTGCGGCTGTCGCAGCACGCCTGA